One window of the Thermococcus sp. P6 genome contains the following:
- a CDS encoding polyprenyl synthetase family protein: MGKYDELFTRIKETAREVDMKILELIPEKEPGELYAAARHYPLAGGKRVRPFVVLRAAEAVGGDAEKALYPAAAVEFIHNYSLVHDDIMDMDEKRRGRPTVHKIWGVNMAILAGDLLFSKAFEAVARAEVGPGKKARILEVLVRTSNELCEGQAMDIEFETRSEVTVEEYLRMISGKTGALFDGSATIGGIVGTEREDYVQALSKWGRNVGIAFQIWDDVLDLVADEEKLGKPVGSDIRKGKKTLIVSHFFQRASEEDKAELMKVFGKYAGDAKDDALIHEDIREEVERAIELLRKYGSIDYAAEYARNLVKEANEALKVLPESEARRDLELLGEFLVERDY; this comes from the coding sequence ATGGGAAAGTACGATGAACTGTTCACAAGGATCAAGGAGACCGCCCGGGAAGTTGACATGAAGATACTCGAGCTCATACCTGAAAAGGAACCCGGAGAGCTCTACGCGGCGGCAAGACACTACCCTCTGGCGGGTGGAAAGAGGGTAAGGCCGTTTGTAGTGCTGAGGGCGGCCGAAGCCGTCGGCGGCGATGCCGAGAAGGCCCTTTATCCGGCGGCCGCTGTTGAGTTCATCCACAACTACTCCCTCGTTCACGACGATATAATGGACATGGATGAAAAGAGGCGTGGAAGGCCGACCGTCCATAAGATCTGGGGCGTCAACATGGCCATCCTCGCGGGAGACCTGCTCTTCTCCAAGGCCTTCGAGGCCGTCGCCCGGGCGGAGGTCGGTCCCGGAAAGAAGGCGAGGATTCTGGAGGTTCTCGTTAGGACATCCAACGAGCTCTGCGAGGGGCAGGCGATGGACATCGAGTTCGAGACGAGGAGCGAGGTCACGGTCGAGGAATACCTCAGGATGATAAGCGGCAAGACGGGGGCGCTCTTCGATGGCTCCGCGACCATAGGCGGGATCGTGGGGACCGAGAGGGAAGACTACGTTCAGGCGCTCTCGAAATGGGGCAGAAACGTGGGAATAGCCTTCCAGATATGGGACGACGTTCTCGACCTCGTGGCGGATGAGGAGAAACTCGGCAAGCCCGTTGGGAGCGACATAAGGAAGGGCAAGAAGACGCTCATAGTGAGCCACTTCTTCCAGAGGGCGAGCGAGGAGGACAAAGCGGAGTTAATGAAGGTCTTCGGGAAGTACGCCGGCGACGCCAAGGATGATGCGCTCATACACGAAGACATTAGAGAGGAGGTTGAAAGGGCGATAGAACTCCTCAGAAAGTACGGAAGCATCGATTACGCCGCTGAATACGCCAGAAACCTCGTTAAGGAGGCCAACGAGGCCCTGAAGGTTCTCCCGGAGAGCGAGGCCAGAAGGGATCTTGAACTCCTTGGGGAGTTCCTCGTCGAGAGGGATTATTAG
- a CDS encoding RNase J family beta-CASP ribonuclease, producing the protein MIKVHTIGGYEEVGKNMTAVEYNGEVVVIDMGIRLDRVLIHEDVNIQQFSAKELQKLGAIPDDSSIRDKKVVAIALTHGHLDHIGAIAKLAPHYPDVPIYGTPYTIKLAKGEVKSEQYFEVRNPMYETEYGEMVQVSENLAIEFVRITHSIPQASMVVVHTPEGAVVHTGDFKFDNNNPLGERPDYKRLKELGREGVKVLIAESTRVSEPTKTPSEAVAQMLLEDFFLYDGMDEHGLIATTFASHIPRLQELIWIANKMGRQAVFVGRSLAKYTGIAKQLGLIKMKGARAVRSPNAVRKVLREVSEARENYLLVVTGHQGEPGAVLTRMAEGQLYDIGKRDTVVFSAGTIPNPLNRAQRYVLETKLRMKGVRMIKDLHVSGHASREDHRYLIRMLNPENIVPAHGEFRMLTHYAELAEEEGYLIGRDVFVSRNGYRVEIG; encoded by the coding sequence ATGATAAAAGTTCACACAATAGGCGGTTATGAAGAAGTGGGTAAAAACATGACCGCGGTGGAATACAACGGCGAGGTCGTTGTAATCGATATGGGAATACGGCTTGACCGCGTTTTAATCCATGAGGATGTTAATATACAGCAGTTTTCTGCAAAGGAACTCCAAAAACTTGGTGCTATTCCGGACGATTCATCAATCAGGGATAAAAAGGTTGTCGCCATAGCCCTGACCCACGGCCACCTCGACCACATAGGGGCGATTGCCAAGCTCGCGCCCCACTACCCGGACGTCCCGATATACGGAACTCCCTACACCATAAAGCTCGCGAAGGGGGAGGTTAAGAGCGAGCAGTACTTCGAGGTCAGGAACCCCATGTACGAAACGGAATACGGCGAGATGGTTCAGGTGAGCGAGAACCTTGCCATAGAGTTCGTCCGGATCACGCATTCGATTCCACAGGCGTCGATGGTGGTGGTTCACACGCCGGAAGGTGCCGTGGTTCACACCGGGGACTTCAAGTTCGACAACAACAACCCTCTCGGCGAGAGGCCCGATTACAAACGCCTGAAGGAACTCGGCAGAGAGGGAGTGAAGGTCCTCATAGCGGAATCTACGAGGGTTTCAGAGCCAACGAAAACGCCAAGCGAGGCTGTTGCGCAGATGCTCCTTGAGGATTTCTTCCTCTACGATGGCATGGACGAGCACGGTCTGATAGCCACGACCTTCGCCAGCCACATTCCCCGCCTTCAAGAACTCATATGGATAGCCAATAAGATGGGGAGGCAGGCCGTTTTCGTGGGTCGCTCCCTGGCCAAGTACACCGGGATAGCCAAGCAACTCGGGTTGATAAAGATGAAAGGGGCCCGCGCGGTTAGAAGCCCCAATGCGGTCAGGAAGGTCCTGCGGGAGGTTTCCGAGGCCCGGGAAAACTACCTCCTTGTGGTAACCGGCCATCAGGGAGAGCCGGGCGCCGTATTGACCAGAATGGCCGAGGGTCAGCTCTACGACATAGGGAAGCGCGATACGGTGGTTTTCTCCGCCGGAACGATACCCAATCCGCTCAACAGAGCCCAGCGCTACGTCCTTGAAACCAAGCTCAGAATGAAGGGCGTGAGGATGATAAAGGACCTCCACGTTTCGGGGCACGCGAGCAGGGAGGACCACCGCTACCTGATAAGGATGCTTAATCCAGAAAACATCGTTCCGGCCCACGGGGAGTTCAGGATGCTCACCCACTACGCGGAACTCGCCGAGGAGGAAGGTTATTTAATAGGCAGGGATGTGTTTGTCTCAAGGAACGGTTACAGAGTGGAGATAGGTTAG